In Maylandia zebra isolate NMK-2024a linkage group LG12, Mzebra_GT3a, whole genome shotgun sequence, a single genomic region encodes these proteins:
- the cyp1d1 gene encoding cytochrome P450 1D1 — MRPLLFGILPIKENSFGSLSSVTVALCLLTLLLMVIWGQKSKRSFFHFHLDSQLDHTKYPPPPGPKPWPLVGNLLQVGDQIHLSLTGLRLQYGDIFKLRLGSLTVVVLSGYNTIRQALVRHGEAFAGRPNLFIFSAIANGTSMTFNENYGPVWLLHKKLCKNALRSFSQAEPRGFGATCLLEEHICAEAAGMVQVIREKAAKEETEGIDPATTLVTSVANVICALCFGKRYDYSDKEFLTIVDVNNEVLKLFAAGNLADFFPVFRYFPSPSLRKIVQYVRRMNRFMERNIEEHIDTFDKNRIRDITDALIALCEEREESKDTSMLSNDQIIHTVIDIFGAGFDTIIAGLQWSLLYLIKFPDIQDKINQEIDEHIGKLQLPRFSNKAKMPFTEAFIYEVFRHASYVPFTIPHCTTRDITFNGYFIPKDTCVFINQYQVNHDTDLWGDPETFRPQRFLNPCGLLNKELTEKVQIFGMGKRRCLGDEFARLEMFVFLTTLLHGLRIENVPGQELDLSTDFGLTMKPRPYRITISQRF, encoded by the exons ATGAGGCCGCTGCTGTTTGGGATTCTGCCAATCAAGGAGAACTCTTTTGGCTCTCTATCTAGTGTAACTGTTGCACTCTGTCTTTTAACCCTCCTCCTGATGGTTATCTGGGGTCAAAAGAGTAAGAGATCCTTCTTCCACTTCCATCTTGACTCCCAGCTGGACCACACAAAATATCCCCCACCTCCTGGCCCCAAACCGTGGCCCCTTGTCGGGAATCTGCTCCAGGTCGGGGATCAGATTCATCTCTCTCTAACTGGGTTGAGGCTTCAGTATGGAGACATCTTCAAG CTCCGCCTTGGCTCTTTGACTGTTGTCGTTCTGAGTGGGTACAACACCATCAGGCAGGCTCTGGTTCGACACGGGGAAGCTTTTGCGGGGCGACCTAACCTTTTCATCTTCTCTGCTATAGCCAATGGGACCAGCATGACTTTCAATGAGAACTACGGACCTGTGTGGCTGCTCCATAAGAAGCTGTGTAAGAATGCCCTCAGGTCTTTCTCCCAGGCTGAGCCAAGGGGTTTTGGTGCCACCTGCCTCTTAGAGGAGCACATATGTGCAGAGGCTGCAGGGATGGTGCAGGTGATTCGAGAAAaagctgcaaaagaagaaacagaggGTATAGACCCAGCAACGACCTTGGTAACCTCAGTGGCAAATGTCATTTGTGCGCTTTGTTTTGGGAAACGGTATGACTACAGTGATAAGGAGTTTCTCACTATTGTTGATGTCAACAACGAGGTCCTGAAGCTCTTTGCAGCGGGGAACCTGGCTGATTTTTTCCCTGTGTTTCGCTACTTTCCGAGTCCATCTCTGAGAAAGATAGTCCAGTACGTTCGCAGGATGAACAGATTCATGGAGCGGAACATTGAGGAACACATTGACACCTTTGATAAG AACCGTATCCGGGACATTACAGACGCTCTAATTGCACTTTgtgaagaaagagaagaaagcaaGGATACTTCGATGCTCTCTAACGACCAGAtcattcacactgtcatagaCATCTTTGGAGCAG GATTCGACACCATCATCGCTGGTTTGCAGTGGAGCCTGTTGTACCTCATCAAGTTTCCTGACATCCAGGATAAAATAAACCAGGAAATAG atgaGCATATCGGCAAACTCCAGCTGCCCAGGTTTTCCAACAAAGCCAAGATGCCTTTCACAGAGGCCTTCATATATGAAGTGTTTCGTCATGCTTCATATGTCCCTTTTACCATACCACACTG CACCACGAGAGACATCACATTTAATGGGTATTTCATTCCCAAAGACACATGCGTCTTCATTAATCAATATCAAGTCAACCATGATAC TGATCTTTGGGGCGATCCTGAGACATTTCGTCCACAGCGTTTCTTGAATCCATGTGGACTCCTGAACAAAGAGCTGACAGAGAAAGTCCAGATCTTCGGCATGGGAAAAAGACGCTGTCTTGGCGATGAATTTGCACGTTTGGAGATGTTTGTGTTTCTTACCACGCTTCTTCATGGGCTACGTATTGAAAATGTTCCAGGGCAGGAGCTGGATCTCAGCACTGATTTTGGTCTAACTATGAAACCACGTCCATATAGGATTACCATTTCCCAGAGATTTTAG